The Immundisolibacter cernigliae genome has a window encoding:
- a CDS encoding IS481 family transposase, translating into MLIALHKQARTTPHVRAQIAASDEPVAVLARRFGVTEPTIYKWKRRPDVYDRPHTAHRLQTTLTPGQEAIVVYLRRALLLPLDDLLAVTREFLCPDVSRSGLDRCLRRHGVGNLRALRPAPDKAVSKTFKTYVPGFVHVDVKYLPQMADEDRRRFLFVAIDRATRWVYVALKADKSARSARAFLSALATACPVRITRLLTDNGTEFTDRLFGSRARAPTGTHEFDRLCQELGIEHRLTPPRHPQTNGMVERFNGRIADLLRTHHFRSSEDLEQTLHRYVTLYNHHLPQKALNAQTPAQALQHWYASKPELFHRRPNNRPGRDT; encoded by the coding sequence ATGCTGATTGCACTGCACAAACAAGCCCGCACCACGCCCCACGTGCGGGCGCAGATCGCGGCCAGTGATGAGCCGGTGGCGGTGCTGGCCCGCCGCTTTGGCGTCACCGAGCCGACGATCTACAAATGGAAGCGGCGCCCGGATGTCTACGACCGGCCGCACACCGCGCACCGCCTGCAAACGACGTTGACCCCCGGCCAGGAGGCGATCGTGGTCTACCTGCGCCGGGCCCTGCTGCTGCCGCTGGACGACCTGCTGGCGGTGACGCGCGAGTTCCTGTGTCCGGACGTGTCCCGCTCCGGGCTGGACCGCTGCCTGCGCCGCCACGGCGTGGGCAACCTGCGCGCCCTGCGCCCGGCGCCGGACAAAGCGGTCAGCAAGACCTTCAAGACCTACGTGCCCGGCTTTGTGCACGTCGACGTGAAGTACCTGCCGCAGATGGCCGACGAGGACCGGCGCCGGTTCCTGTTCGTGGCCATCGATCGGGCCACCCGCTGGGTTTACGTGGCCCTGAAAGCCGACAAGAGCGCGCGCTCGGCGCGCGCCTTCCTCAGTGCCCTGGCCACGGCCTGCCCGGTGCGCATCACGCGCCTGCTCACCGACAACGGCACCGAGTTCACGGACCGGCTGTTCGGGAGCCGGGCGCGGGCCCCGACCGGGACGCATGAGTTCGATCGCCTGTGCCAGGAACTGGGCATCGAGCACCGTCTGACGCCCCCGCGCCACCCGCAGACCAATGGCATGGTCGAGCGCTTCAACGGGCGCATCGCGGACCTGCTGCGCACGCACCACTTCAGGTCCAGCGAGGACCTGGAGCAGACCCTGCACCGCTATGTCACGCTCTACAACCACCACTTGCCGCAGAAGGCACTGAACGCCCAGACTCCGGCTCAAGCGCTTCAGCACTGGTACGCTTCAAAACCGGAGCTGTTTCATCGAAGGCCAAATAATCGGCCGGGACGTGACACCTAG
- a CDS encoding J domain-containing protein: MSYTKYYYQILGVTPSAEDVVIRAAYKALVQRYHPDKYQGDPAEATRIVQELVEAYSILSDPEKRKTYDIWLRRKERQNENKPEEEYAAEDKSEVHEAGTSKDASNAPDAGAIEAYIGERNKDYYLAIFKNFDYKGVGLHRSWNWAAFLGGPAWLLYRKMYGFFFLFSTTLVASFVLVNTGRAAVGNLIHLFPLYVFAHYANAFYYRQAKRRVLSARMAKGDIGSQLGRLRREGGVHSWVIWASGSLGALFIVTVLIDSANSPIASKPSHLAVPSPDATADAPPATPKSFAIAKPAVVPVAAAPPSLDDALAAYERADHGAAAQTFRLLAEQGDAEAQSNLGAMYYLGVTSRPIIWPSMKQLRF, from the coding sequence ATGTCATACACCAAATATTATTACCAGATTCTTGGCGTTACACCGTCTGCCGAGGACGTTGTTATTCGTGCAGCCTACAAGGCGCTTGTGCAACGCTATCATCCAGATAAATACCAGGGCGACCCCGCCGAAGCTACGCGCATCGTGCAAGAGCTTGTCGAAGCCTATTCTATCCTTTCTGACCCGGAAAAGCGGAAAACATACGATATATGGCTAAGGCGGAAGGAGCGCCAGAACGAAAACAAGCCAGAGGAAGAGTACGCTGCCGAAGATAAGTCGGAAGTGCATGAGGCTGGCACGTCAAAAGACGCATCAAACGCCCCGGATGCAGGGGCAATCGAGGCCTATATTGGCGAAAGGAACAAAGATTATTACCTCGCGATATTTAAAAATTTTGATTATAAGGGGGTTGGGTTGCACCGTAGCTGGAATTGGGCGGCATTTTTAGGCGGCCCAGCCTGGTTACTTTATCGTAAAATGTATGGGTTCTTTTTTCTCTTCTCGACGACGCTGGTTGCTTCTTTTGTTTTAGTGAATACAGGAAGGGCAGCCGTTGGCAATTTAATTCATTTATTTCCTTTATATGTTTTTGCGCACTATGCCAATGCCTTCTATTACCGCCAAGCAAAAAGAAGGGTGTTAAGTGCAAGAATGGCGAAGGGTGATATAGGCTCGCAACTTGGTCGTCTTCGCCGTGAAGGGGGTGTGCATTCATGGGTAATTTGGGCAAGCGGTAGTCTGGGTGCTCTATTCATCGTTACGGTCTTGATTGATTCGGCGAATTCGCCTATAGCCAGCAAGCCAAGCCATCTGGCGGTGCCCAGTCCAGATGCCACTGCTGATGCGCCACCGGCTACACCTAAATCGTTCGCAATAGCCAAGCCAGCAGTGGTGCCAGTGGCGGCCGCCCCACCATCTTTGGACGACGCTCTTGCCGCGTATGAACGCGCCGATCACGGCGCTGCCGCACAGACGTTCCGGCTGCTGGCAGAGCAAGGCGATGCCGAGGCCCAGAGCAACCTCGGGGCCATGTACTACCTAGGTGTCACGTCCCGGCCGATTATTTGGCCTTCGATGAAACAGCTCCGGTTTTGA